In Janibacter cremeus, a genomic segment contains:
- a CDS encoding MarR family winged helix-turn-helix transcriptional regulator — MQTDHQLDQQLCFALYTAAKSATSAYRESLGEIGLTYTQYVTLLALWERDGRSVSELGEVLHLDSGTLSPLLKRMATTGLIERRREGDDGRRVTIHLTETGRGLQSRVNDIQARLYDAVDMDAEELAMLRTLARRFFESIGDARDGLEGPTR, encoded by the coding sequence ATGCAGACGGACCACCAGCTCGACCAGCAGCTCTGCTTCGCGCTCTACACCGCGGCGAAGTCGGCCACGTCCGCCTACCGCGAGTCCCTCGGCGAGATCGGTCTGACGTACACCCAGTACGTCACCCTGCTCGCGCTCTGGGAGCGGGATGGTCGCAGCGTGTCCGAGTTGGGCGAGGTCCTGCACCTGGACAGCGGCACCCTCTCTCCGCTGCTGAAGCGAATGGCCACCACCGGTCTCATCGAGCGCCGCCGGGAAGGCGACGACGGTCGTCGGGTGACGATCCACCTCACCGAGACGGGTCGGGGCCTGCAGTCCCGGGTCAACGACATCCAGGCCCGCTTGTACGACGCCGTCGACATGGACGCGGAGGAGCTGGCGATGCTGCGCACGCTGGCACGCCGCTTCTTCGAGTCCATCGGCGACGCCCGTGACGGCCTCGAAGGGCCGACACGGTGA
- a CDS encoding NADP-dependent oxidoreductase has translation MTQAPTTTRQIVLASRPHGAPTAENFRLEEVDLPEPDEGQVLVRNSIMSVDPYMRGRMNDVKSYVPPFQVDAPLDGGAVGEVIASRSADVPVGAHVLHGLGWREHLVVSAAKVTVIDTDAAPASRYLGLLGMTGLTAYVGLTAIAQLREGDTVFVSGAAGAVGQSVGQIAKALGAARVVGSAGSPAKIERLLELGYDAAFNYKETSVRDGLREVAPDGIDVYFDNVGGDHLEAAIGHLNKFGRVAMCGAISQYNATEPAPGPRNLFQAIGKGLTLRGFIVGQYPELAEEYRAKASGWLADGQLVGDETFRDGLEGAPQAFMDLLEGANTGKMLVRL, from the coding sequence ATGACACAGGCACCCACGACCACCCGCCAGATCGTCCTCGCCTCGCGGCCGCACGGCGCGCCGACGGCCGAGAACTTCCGCCTCGAGGAGGTCGACCTGCCCGAGCCGGACGAGGGCCAGGTCCTCGTGCGCAACAGCATCATGTCCGTCGACCCCTACATGCGCGGTCGGATGAACGACGTGAAGTCCTATGTCCCGCCCTTCCAGGTCGACGCACCCCTGGACGGCGGAGCCGTCGGCGAGGTCATCGCCTCGCGCTCTGCCGATGTCCCGGTCGGCGCCCACGTCCTGCACGGCCTCGGCTGGCGCGAACACCTCGTCGTGTCCGCCGCCAAGGTGACGGTCATCGACACCGACGCCGCGCCCGCCTCGCGCTATCTCGGCCTGCTGGGGATGACTGGACTGACGGCCTACGTCGGGCTGACCGCCATCGCCCAACTGCGCGAAGGGGACACCGTCTTCGTCTCCGGCGCGGCCGGGGCCGTCGGACAGTCCGTCGGCCAGATCGCCAAGGCCCTGGGCGCCGCGCGCGTGGTCGGCTCAGCGGGCTCCCCCGCCAAGATCGAGCGCCTGCTCGAGCTCGGCTACGACGCGGCCTTCAACTACAAGGAGACGTCCGTGCGCGACGGCCTGCGCGAGGTCGCCCCGGACGGCATCGACGTCTACTTCGACAACGTCGGCGGTGACCACCTCGAGGCCGCGATCGGCCACCTCAACAAGTTCGGGCGCGTGGCCATGTGCGGCGCGATCTCCCAGTACAACGCGACCGAGCCCGCGCCGGGGCCGCGGAACCTGTTCCAGGCCATCGGCAAGGGGCTGACCCTGCGTGGCTTCATCGTGGGGCAGTACCCCGAGCTGGCCGAGGAGTACCGGGCGAAGGCCTCCGGGTGGCTCGCCGACGGACAGCTGGTCGGGGACGAGACCTTCCGCGACGGGCTCGAGGGCGCACCGCAGGCATTCATGGACCTGCTCGAGGGGGCGAACACCGGCAAGATGCTCGTCCGTCTGTGA
- a CDS encoding aldo/keto reductase family protein: MEYRYLGNSGLKISEIAYGNWLTHGSQVEADAAKACVRAAREEGISTFDTADVYANTAAESVLGEALGGERRESLEIFTKVYWPTGPGGHNDTGLSAKHIRESIDASLRRLRTDYVDLYQAHRYDTETPLEETMQAFADVVRSGKALYIGVSEWTAEQIREGHALAQQLGIRLISSQPQYSMLWRVIEGEVVPTCRELGLSQIVWSPIAQGILTGKYQPGQPLPEGSRAAHEEAGKPIQGRVNDEALLTAVQGLRPIADEMGLSMAQLAVAWVLQNDNVAAAIIGASRPEQVTENVAASGVRLEPEVLAKVDEVLGDHVERDPGKTAELAPPTRVC, translated from the coding sequence ATGGAGTATCGATACCTCGGCAACAGCGGTCTGAAGATCTCCGAGATCGCTTACGGCAACTGGCTCACCCACGGTTCGCAGGTGGAGGCCGACGCGGCGAAGGCATGCGTGCGGGCTGCCCGCGAGGAGGGCATCTCGACCTTCGACACCGCAGACGTCTACGCCAACACGGCCGCGGAGAGCGTGCTCGGCGAGGCGCTCGGGGGAGAGCGAAGGGAGTCCCTGGAGATCTTCACCAAGGTCTACTGGCCCACCGGGCCGGGGGGACACAACGACACCGGCCTGTCCGCCAAGCACATCCGCGAGTCGATCGACGCCTCGTTGCGACGCCTGCGCACGGACTACGTCGACCTGTACCAAGCCCACCGATACGACACCGAGACGCCGCTCGAGGAGACGATGCAGGCCTTCGCGGACGTCGTGCGCTCCGGCAAGGCGCTCTACATCGGGGTCAGTGAGTGGACGGCCGAGCAGATCCGCGAGGGTCACGCTCTGGCCCAGCAGCTCGGGATCCGGCTGATCTCCAGCCAGCCGCAGTACTCGATGCTCTGGCGGGTCATCGAGGGTGAGGTCGTGCCCACCTGCCGGGAGCTCGGCCTGTCGCAGATCGTGTGGTCCCCGATCGCACAGGGCATCCTCACCGGCAAGTACCAGCCCGGTCAGCCGTTGCCCGAAGGGAGCCGAGCCGCCCACGAGGAGGCCGGCAAGCCGATCCAGGGTCGGGTCAACGACGAGGCCCTGCTCACCGCCGTCCAGGGACTGCGCCCCATTGCCGACGAGATGGGGTTGTCGATGGCCCAGCTCGCCGTCGCGTGGGTGCTGCAGAACGACAACGTCGCCGCCGCGATCATCGGCGCCTCCCGCCCCGAGCAGGTCACGGAGAACGTCGCGGCCTCCGGCGTGCGCCTGGAGCCGGAGGTCCTGGCCAAGGTCGACGAGGTGCTCGGTGACCACGTGGAGCGTGACCCCGGGAAGACCGCGGAGCTGGCCCCACCGACGCGCGTCTGCTGA
- a CDS encoding maleylpyruvate isomerase family mycothiol-dependent enzyme: protein MTRPDPLTLWDETGQDLLAALRGLTDDDWGRPALPGWSVKDVVAHLAHLESEAAGMDQPEGGRSHIEAGRNRPMPTDLTERGVQARRGHSTAEVLEELETACVRRREVLADLDLSDPKAPAPGLVGELGWDLRTWLTNRPIDLWVHEQDIRRATGRPMVTTSTGAAHVAGVMTAAFPAALRKLPVGTAVVAHVTGPQGRVLSARVGEDGRAAPFDPSEGGMVTLAMSDETWLLLTGGRIAPEEADVAVTGDATVAAQVLRRLNVTP, encoded by the coding sequence ATGACACGACCTGACCCCCTGACCCTGTGGGACGAGACGGGGCAGGACCTCCTGGCCGCGCTGCGTGGGCTCACCGACGACGACTGGGGCAGACCGGCATTGCCCGGGTGGAGCGTGAAGGACGTGGTGGCCCATCTCGCCCACCTGGAGTCCGAGGCCGCGGGGATGGACCAGCCCGAGGGCGGCCGGTCCCACATCGAGGCAGGGCGCAACCGACCGATGCCCACGGACCTGACCGAGAGGGGCGTGCAGGCACGGCGCGGGCACTCCACGGCCGAGGTGCTCGAGGAGTTGGAGACCGCCTGCGTGCGCCGCCGCGAGGTGCTCGCCGACCTCGACCTGAGCGACCCCAAGGCCCCCGCGCCGGGTCTGGTCGGCGAGCTGGGTTGGGATCTGCGGACCTGGCTGACCAACCGCCCCATCGACCTGTGGGTCCACGAGCAGGACATCAGGCGCGCGACCGGCCGGCCGATGGTCACCACGAGCACCGGAGCGGCCCACGTGGCGGGGGTGATGACCGCGGCCTTCCCGGCCGCGCTGCGCAAGCTGCCCGTCGGCACCGCCGTCGTCGCCCACGTCACCGGACCGCAGGGCCGGGTTCTCTCTGCCCGGGTCGGCGAGGACGGGCGGGCCGCCCCCTTCGACCCGAGCGAAGGGGGCATGGTCACCCTGGCGATGAGCGACGAGACGTGGCTGCTGCTGACCGGCGGACGGATCGCGCCCGAGGAGGCCGACGTCGCCGTGACCGGCGACGCGACGGTCGCGGCCCAGGTGCTGCGCCGGCTCAACGTCACCCCCTGA
- a CDS encoding SDR family NAD(P)-dependent oxidoreductase — protein MSTHDTRTTLLGCGDLGIRVGTALAADGHHVTGVRRRVAALPPVIEGVAADLTSGPVPDLPSDLLVITMTPDRRDPAGYRTTYVDGVRRGLDAVLRSGVPRRAVLVSSTSVYGDLEGDLDEETPVAPTAERAQVLLESEALFHDALPHGSVLRLSGLYGTPGNRLVHTVREGENNNPGRWTNRIHRADAAAAIIHLLTREEDPRTLYIGTDDEPSTAGAVRDFVADELGLPRPAPTGSTEPHGRRMINARLRESGFRLRYPTFREGYRAQLELDS, from the coding sequence GTGAGCACCCACGACACCCGAACGACTCTGCTCGGCTGCGGCGACCTCGGCATCCGTGTCGGGACGGCACTCGCCGCCGACGGCCACCACGTGACCGGGGTTCGGCGCCGAGTCGCCGCGCTGCCGCCAGTGATCGAGGGGGTGGCTGCCGACCTGACGAGCGGACCGGTGCCGGACCTACCGAGCGACCTGCTGGTCATCACGATGACTCCCGACCGGCGCGACCCGGCCGGCTACCGCACCACTTACGTCGACGGGGTGCGAAGGGGGCTGGACGCCGTGCTGCGCTCCGGCGTCCCCCGACGGGCCGTGCTCGTCTCGTCGACGAGCGTCTACGGGGACCTCGAGGGCGACCTCGACGAGGAGACCCCCGTCGCTCCGACGGCGGAGCGCGCGCAGGTCCTGCTGGAGTCGGAGGCGCTCTTCCACGATGCGCTCCCCCACGGGAGCGTCCTGCGGTTGAGCGGTCTCTATGGCACGCCGGGCAACCGCCTGGTGCACACGGTGCGCGAAGGGGAGAACAACAACCCCGGTCGGTGGACCAACCGCATCCACCGCGCGGACGCGGCGGCGGCGATCATCCACCTGCTCACCCGCGAGGAGGACCCACGCACCCTCTACATCGGCACCGACGACGAGCCCTCGACCGCCGGAGCCGTGCGGGACTTCGTCGCCGACGAGCTCGGCCTGCCACGGCCGGCACCGACGGGGAGTACCGAGCCGCACGGCCGACGGATGATCAACGCCCGGTTGCGGGAGAGCGGATTCCGACTGCGGTACCCGACCTTCCGCGAGGGGTACCGGGCACAGCTGGAACTGGACTCGTGA
- a CDS encoding acyl-CoA thioesterase, translating to MNLQEMLEQAATGTVHVQEGWGQGRATYGGLVGGLMHSALRAQLPEGTDPPLRSITVNFVAPVTPGAAETDVQILRSGKSATQGLVTLRQGDSIVAAALAAFGASRESTLSVRSAVAMPQLPEPMTIDPLPYIPGATPDFFQHVEMRLADGNIPYSGAQTSHMTGWMRFRQAPPTFDERHFISLADSWPPAVIQMLAKPAPGSSLTWTLELVDNVTAEPDTHWAYAVHTDHAAEGYAHTDARIWHPDGRLVAISRQTVSVFG from the coding sequence ATGAACCTGCAGGAGATGCTCGAACAGGCCGCCACCGGCACCGTCCACGTCCAGGAGGGCTGGGGCCAGGGCCGCGCCACCTACGGCGGCCTCGTCGGGGGCCTGATGCACTCGGCGCTGCGGGCCCAGCTGCCGGAGGGGACGGACCCGCCGCTGCGCAGCATCACGGTCAACTTCGTCGCGCCTGTCACGCCCGGCGCGGCCGAGACCGACGTGCAGATCCTGCGCTCGGGCAAGAGCGCGACGCAGGGACTGGTGACGCTTCGCCAGGGTGACTCGATCGTGGCGGCAGCGCTGGCTGCCTTCGGCGCGTCCCGCGAGTCGACACTGTCCGTGCGATCGGCGGTGGCGATGCCCCAGCTGCCCGAGCCCATGACGATCGACCCGCTGCCCTACATCCCCGGTGCGACGCCGGACTTCTTCCAGCACGTCGAGATGCGGCTGGCAGACGGGAACATCCCCTACTCCGGTGCGCAGACGTCGCACATGACGGGGTGGATGCGCTTCCGGCAGGCGCCGCCGACCTTCGACGAGCGCCACTTCATCAGCCTCGCCGACTCCTGGCCGCCCGCGGTCATCCAGATGCTCGCGAAGCCTGCGCCCGGCAGCAGCCTCACCTGGACGCTCGAGCTCGTCGACAACGTGACCGCCGAGCCGGACACGCACTGGGCGTATGCCGTGCACACCGACCACGCCGCCGAGGGATACGCCCACACCGACGCGCGGATCTGGCACCCGGACGGCCGGCTCGTCGCGATCAGCCGGCAGACGGTGTCGGTCTTCGGCTGA
- a CDS encoding DEAD/DEAH box helicase, producing MTTTFADLGVPTALTSILEKDGITTPTPIQAATLPDSLAGRDVLGRGRTGSGKTLAFVLPMLTRLAASDKRRQSKRPRALILAPTRELATQIDEALTPFANVLGMRSRTVFGGVGQNPQVSAIAKGVDVVVACPGRLEDLMNQGHVNLDSVEITILDEADHMADLGFLPGVKRILDKTPRGSQRMLFSATLDGAINQIVKRYLENPKTHEADSAQSPVAKMSHHVLHIQSTQHMQVLTDLVAAPGRKVVFTRTKHRAKRMARQLNAAGVPAVELHGNLSQGARTRSMDAFHSGAAQTLVATDIAARGIHVDDVSLVIHADPPVEHKAYLHRSGRTARAGAEGTVVTLMTDEQVRDVRDLTRKAGIKPTTTKVSAGHELLAELAPGERTFPGGFVSAAPQQQGGAKGGSRSGRGGSGRIGQGRGGQGGSGRGERGGAGRNRNGQGRGGSGGGRGGQSRGGSGGGQGRSGGSRQGSNSRGGSVVAFSSSSTGRNH from the coding sequence GTGACCACCACGTTCGCCGACCTCGGCGTGCCCACCGCCCTGACCTCGATCCTCGAGAAGGACGGCATCACCACCCCCACTCCCATCCAGGCCGCGACGCTGCCGGACTCCCTCGCCGGACGCGACGTCCTCGGCCGCGGGCGCACCGGCTCCGGCAAGACCCTCGCCTTCGTGCTGCCGATGCTCACCCGCCTCGCCGCCAGCGACAAGCGCCGCCAGAGCAAGCGCCCCCGCGCCCTCATCCTGGCGCCGACCCGTGAGCTGGCGACCCAGATCGACGAGGCACTGACCCCCTTCGCCAACGTGCTCGGGATGCGCAGCCGCACCGTCTTCGGTGGCGTCGGCCAGAACCCCCAGGTCTCCGCGATCGCCAAGGGTGTCGACGTCGTCGTCGCCTGCCCCGGGCGCCTGGAGGACCTGATGAACCAGGGCCACGTCAACCTCGACTCGGTCGAGATCACGATCCTCGACGAGGCCGACCACATGGCCGACCTGGGCTTCCTCCCCGGCGTGAAGCGCATCCTGGACAAGACGCCGCGCGGCAGCCAGCGGATGCTCTTCTCCGCCACCCTCGACGGCGCGATCAACCAGATCGTCAAGCGGTACCTGGAGAACCCGAAGACCCACGAGGCCGACTCGGCGCAGTCCCCGGTGGCGAAGATGAGTCACCACGTGCTGCACATCCAGTCCACCCAGCACATGCAGGTCCTCACCGACCTCGTCGCCGCCCCCGGTCGCAAGGTCGTCTTCACCCGCACCAAGCACCGCGCCAAGCGGATGGCCCGCCAGCTCAACGCCGCCGGGGTCCCCGCGGTCGAGCTGCACGGCAACCTCAGCCAAGGTGCGCGCACGCGGTCGATGGACGCCTTCCACTCCGGTGCGGCCCAGACCCTCGTCGCGACGGACATCGCCGCCCGCGGCATCCACGTCGACGACGTCTCCCTCGTCATCCACGCCGACCCGCCGGTCGAGCACAAGGCCTACCTCCACCGCTCGGGTCGTACCGCCCGCGCGGGCGCCGAGGGGACGGTCGTCACGCTGATGACCGACGAGCAGGTCCGCGACGTGCGTGACCTCACCCGCAAGGCCGGCATCAAGCCGACGACGACCAAGGTCTCCGCCGGTCACGAGCTCCTCGCCGAGCTCGCCCCCGGTGAGCGGACCTTCCCCGGCGGCTTCGTGTCCGCGGCGCCGCAGCAGCAGGGCGGCGCGAAGGGGGGCTCCCGCAGCGGTCGTGGCGGCTCCGGCCGTATTGGCCAGGGCCGCGGTGGCCAGGGCGGCAGCGGTCGCGGTGAGCGCGGCGGTGCCGGGCGCAACCGCAACGGCCAGGGCCGGGGTGGTTCCGGCGGCGGTCGTGGTGGCCAGTCCCGTGGCGGCTCCGGTGGCGGTCAGGGCCGCAGCGGCGGCTCGCGCCAGGGCAGTAACTCCCGTGGCGGCAGCGTCGTCGCGTTCTCCAGCAGCAGCACGGGTCGCAACCACTGA